The Cryptococcus neoformans var. grubii H99 chromosome 4, complete sequence genome contains the following window.
cgtcgtgcaccatcatcatgcatTCTCTCGCCGCgcgtcaacaacaaccatCTGCGCGACATCTTCCATTCCCGTtttatcttccttccatccccaacTGCTCAATCGCAAGCCGCCGCTATGTTTTCCGTGAGCTTGATGCGACCTGCCACGACCGCGGCCCCTTTGAGGGTTAGGATGCTgtccacctcttctttgttgttgaagaagaagaacatcGGTGAGTCTTCCGCTCGCACGCTTCTGCAATAGGGTGGTCATGGGACCAGGGATCATATTCACGACGGACTGGATGGAGACCGATCCACATACACAGATTTAGAGGTGCACGTTGGCGTGAAGTTGAATGCGCCGCCCTGTCTCACCTGTCTTACGCGTTTCTAGTCCTATCACGACAGCTAACGTCATACAGATTCCACCCTTCCGGCCGTTCCCAAAGGTCCCCCTACACCATACACTCTCTGGTTCAAAGATCACATTGCTAGCGTTTCCGAGAAATACCGTCGTCCCGATGGCAAACTTGACATGCGAAGACTCACCAACGAGGCGGCCACCGAATGGGCTTCCTTGAGTTCAAGTGTCAAGGCCGAACTTCAAAGTCGAGCCGATGAGGGCAAAAAGCTTGCGGACAAGGCGTACTTGGAGTTCTGGAACTCCACTACCCCCGAGACAAGGTCCGCTATTGAGAAGGCTACCGGCAAGAAAGTTAGCCCGCctggagggaagaaggctttCAAGCAGTCTGTCAAGGAAAGACCCGGAAACCCTGGAAAGCCTTTGACCCCTTATTTTGCCTTCGCCAAGGAAGTTAGGGATGGTGGGAAGGTTGACTTGCCCAGCGACCTCGAGGGGAACGTGAGGAATCAGCAGTTGGCCAAGGAAACTGGTGCTTTGTGGAAGCAGTTGAGCGACTCTGAGAAGCAGGTGAGCCCCTCATGATGACAATTTTAACATTAAGCTGACATATTTGGAACAGAAATACAAAGACGCGTATGTGCAGGCCAGGGCTAAGTGGGATGAGTGGAGACAGACTCAACCCGACCTTTAAGGATAGTCTTTTGGTGCGGATCTCTGCCTTCAAGTGTACGCAGATACGATTTAGTCCGGGGCTTTTAAGAACATTTTCGACAGATGAATTAGTTATATTTGAATACGTTTTCAGAAGATTGGTCAGACGCACATCTGCCTTGTACCGTGATATGGAACCTCAAACTTCTTATtacctttcttcctcctgaaATCTTACTGGGACAGGTTGTGATAATCTCAGATCACATTGACATTAATGCCCACATACGGACGAATCACATGTATCTGAGGATACAGCTATGGTCCAGAGGAAATCCATTCATCTCATGCTACAGAAGAAAAGCGTGAGAGAACCCATGTTTAAATATTTAGTGGTGGTGACCGCCACCGTGGAGGAGAGCCTCGTCACCCTGGAAGTTGAGGGTGTAAACTAAAATTAAAAAAATCAGCAATATCCCGGCAGTGAAGCTGGAAGGACGCACCGGAACCGCACTCGGGGCATCGGTGGTTCTTCAAGGTGTGGTTGACGTTGAGCCAAATAGTGTCGTGGGAGTCAACGGGGAAACCAGTGCAGCCAATCTGTCGCTCGGGGAACTGACCAACATGTCAGACGCTGTTACATATTAGGTAAAACACAATACTCACGAGAGAGTAGATGGGAATAGGGTCCTCAACAGTACCAAGTCGGGTAACCTCAAGAGGCTTCATGTCGAAAACGTCGACACCCTCAAGGTTACCGAGGAGTTCGAATCGCTCGAGACCAGTAGACTGGTTCTCGCTGCTCGCGCGTCAGCCCTAATTCATCGGCCCATCCGTTTCACATCGTTCACCGTATTCTCTCGACTCCGTATCCCTCCGACCTAAGCCTGCATTCTGATCTCCAATTATATTCTGCCCAAGGCCGATCCAATTCAAACTCCcccttccatttcctcccaTTCTAATCATTCATCATGCAATACTCACTCGTTGGGCACTTCACCGGCCTTGGCACCAGGACCAAGCAACTGGGGAGGGCCGTGGCCGGCAGACCTGGcggcagagatggagaaggctCTAGCGGTGAAGGCCGGGGCGGGGAGGGTTCGTCGGAGGGCGGGGAGGGCGGTGCGAAGGGATCGAATAGCAGAGGCCATTTTGGGTGCTTGGAAGAGTGGGGAGTAAGAAAAGacgtcaagaagaaggatcgAGGTGTTGGATTGAATGTCCGCGATGTGATAGGTAGACAAACTCAAAAGTCCCGGGTTCAGCCGTGGTGCAAGCAAGTAATCCCGCGGGGGCCAGCAATGTGGCACCATACAAAAATGGGGAACAGCCCACCGCGACTGGGCATCGCGCGTGTCTCATAATGCCCTTCAAAGCCTATGCATGCGTCAGAGGGAAATGATTGTCCGGGACAATGTACCACTTAGAGAGAGCTATCCGTACTTGAACATGTTCTCAAACAGAGAAACTAGCTGCCAAGGGTATCTACATCAACTTGCAGGACATTCGCTGAAAGAGAGTCGCGTGGCCGTCCGAGAAGTTGGGCCGCGTCGAACTTTTGGGGTGCAAAAGACTGAATCGTTATCCATCGCGACATCATGAGCAGACTGCATTAATTAGATGCTGTAACAATTGAAATGACAACGGAGCCAGTAGGTGACCTATCGTGAAACGCAATTGAAGCGCAGTACACCGTGCTTCTTCATTCTATACAACTATTACGCTCGAACTTACTTGGCATAACTGGAATCTGGCCACTGCATGTATGCGATTTCTCCCAAGAAAGTAAATCGGGTGTGAAAAGACGCGGCGCGTCTGATCATTATTATAGCTGTCATCGGTAGTAGCTCCAATGCATCACTGCGCCGTTTCGCGTCGTCTATATCATATATTCACCCtccatccttttccttccttgctcaCAGTCTGACGCTCCACTACTATGCCTCGACCTAAGCCCCAAATAGGTCCCGGCAAGTGGATAGACACGCGTCGTCCAGACCAAAACTCAGCGACTAAACCTCCATCACAACGACCGCTGAGACCCCTTTCGTCTCATGGGCTTCCCACGCCACCAACGACCGCTCTCAGGAAACGCGGAGAATCATCCAATCGGAGCGTCGATGGATttggggaaggaaagaggacTCCGATGAGTCATAAGCAATCCAGCTTAAGTCGCTTcatcaagggcaagggccGTGCAGAGGAGTTGCGAACAAATGAAGGTCAAAGCCCGTTTGGAGGAACCGGAAGCCCATTGCCTCTTGGTGGCAATCGCACTGCATtaaggaggaagagcaagctTGAAATATTTGATGACAACTATCAGGCCGATGATACATGGTCCAACGACCCACCACAAAGCCGAGAACTAGCGTCGACGCGGCGGACAGTTGAAGAGCTCGATGAGAATATTTTGACCAGTCGAATAGGAAGATTCTCATCCAAAGTCATAGCACAGTCAAGGAATGAGGGACGTACAAGATCCATGTCAAGATCACCTACGAAACCGCTTTGGCAAGCTCTACGTTCGCCTTCTCGAAAACATACACGGTCACCTTCCAAATCTCCCCCATTATTCCCCCCTCACACTCCTGCCGCTCTTGTCTCTCACGATGGTCTCCACCAGAGCGAATCCATGTATTCACCTACCCCCGTTCCGGAGACCCATATGGAAAAGTACCGTAGAATGGCTGGCCAAGACGAATCTACTAAAAGAAAAGTGGAGTCTCCTTGGAAGAATGATTTTCCTGATCAGTACTCTGATGACaacaagagaaagagggaaatTTCGCCCACTGAATCTGAAAAAATAAGATGGAGGGCAAAAGAGGTTTTCAAAGAGTATAAACGAGACAAAAATCGCCTTCAAGGCACGTCCTCCGACGAGAATGCCCATCCTAAACCTCCACTCAAGAGGCAGACGATATATTCGACACCTTCCGTACAAGCAAAAGTATTTCGTCGGGATACTGTAGGGAAAGCTGGCCCTCCTATTCCCACAGCTGTCTCGCGTGACGTCCTTCTCAGCTATTCGCCGCTACCAAGAACTTCTGTCTTGAAAAGTAGTTCACCTGATATGACGCCTGAAGTGGTCAGTCGGCGCACATCACCGGGTTCCTCGTCCGATCAAGGACTGAAGAACAACTCCTCACCATTGATTCCACCTTCGTCCCCGGCTGCTGCAGGGGTGTTGTTGTCTTCACCTCCTCAACAAATAGGCCAGCCCCAAGATACTATGACAGTGAACAACCAGCCATCCTCCCACCCTTCAATGTTGAAACATTCCGATCCATGTATGAGTCATGAGGAAACACTTCTTATCGTTCCCACCAAAGCCAAAGCCCCAGATCAATCTATCTCATTGCCGCTGAATGGGAGTCAGGGCTGGTCCAATCCAGGGACTGCTGAACCCAGACCGATGCCTACTGCCAGCGAGATGGAATGCGGTGAGAGAGGCAACGCGGGAAATGTTGAGCATGTTGGCCCCGGAAAAATAGTAGATCCAGAGGCAAGTGTTACATTTCTGGTCTGCGAAAAGTTTCTGATGAAAATTCTGCAGCTTGAGTACACGCAAGGTTTCACTTTCAGAattccttcaccttcaaagACGGCAACGATGTCTTTCGGTTCTACTCCGGTAAGGAGGAGTCAAAGGATAGCTAGCCAGCGTACAgcttccccatcccctcAGATACCAAATCGAACATCGGCTACGTCTATCATGTCGCCTAAACGGTCTTCTCTGATGAAAACGCCTCCACCGAGACTGCCCTTCGGATCCCAATATGAAGCGGACGATGATATTCCTTCGAGCCATCCAGATGTAGGTCCCCTTGAGCACGGAAGATGTACATGAATTCATATAAATGTAGCTGGCCAATACACTCCTCCCAGGGATGTTCTCTGCGGGACCTGACCAAACAATACCGGCCTCACAATCGCCGAAAGCTAGGTCTCCCTTACAACCGTTACGCCATAGCCAAGCTTCGGCCAAAAATACGTCCCCGCTTCGTTCTCACAAGTCTCCCAAATCACCTCAAATATCTTCGTCACGTTCACAAAAACATTTC
Protein-coding sequences here:
- a CDS encoding cytochrome c oxidase subunit 5b translates to MASAIRSLRTALPALRRTLPAPAFTARAFSISAARSAGHGPPQLLGPGAKAGEVPNDENQSTGLERFELLGNLEGVDVFDMKPLEVTRLGTVEDPIPIYSLFPERQIGCTGFPVDSHDTIWLNVNHTLKNHRCPECGSVYTLNFQGDEALLHGGGHHH